AAATTATGATTTTTCTTTCTTAAATAGAGAGGGAGATGTAGTAATAGATTTCTCTTCTCCTAATATAGCTAAAAGAATGCATATAGGACATTTACGTTCAACAATAATTGGTGACTCAATAGCAAGAATTTATAGATATTTAGGTTATCATGTTGTAGCTGATAATCATATAGGAGATTGGGGAACTCAGTTTGGAAAGCTTATTATAGGATATAGAAGATGGTTAGATAGAGAAGCTTATGAAACTAATGCTATAGAAGAGCTTGAAAGAGTATATGTAGAGTTTACAAAGCAATCTGAGGAACATCCGGAGCTTGAAGAAGAAGCTAGACTTGAACTTAAAAAGTTACAAGACGGAGATGAAGAAAACTTTGCTCTTTGGAAAGAATTTATAAAAGTATCATTAGATGAGTATGCAAAGCTTTATGGAAGATTAGATGTTCATTTTGATACTTATTATGGAGAGTCATTCTATCATGATATGATGCAAGGTGTAATTGAAGAATTAGTAGAAAAGAAAATAGCAGTAGAAGATGATGGAGCTAAAGTAGTATTCTTCCCAGAGGAAGATAACCTATTCCCATGTATAGTACAAAAGAAAGATGGTGCTTTCCTATATTCTACATCTGATATAGCTACTGTAAAATTTAGAAAAGATAACTATAATATTAATAAAATAATATATTTAACAGATGAGAGACAACAAGACCACTTTAAACAATTCTTTAAAATAACAGATATGTTAGGATGGAATGTTCCTAAACATCATATCTGGTTTGGAATAATGAGATTTGCTGATGGAGTATTCTCTACAAGAAAAGGAAATGTAATTAGACTTGAGCAACTAATGGATGAGGGTAAAAAGAGAGCTTATGATATAGTAAATGAGAAAAACCCAGATTTATCATTTGAAGAAAAAGATAATATAGCTGAAATAGTTGGAGTAGGAGCTATAAAATATGCTGATCTATCTCAAAATAGACAAAGTCCAATAATATTTGAATGGGATAAAATTTTAAGTTTTGAAGGAAATACTGCTCCATATCTTCAATACTCATATGCTAGAATTCAATCTATTTTAAGAAAGGCAGAATCGGAAGGTAAAGGAATAGATTTTACTAAAACTATATTAGTAAAAACTCCTCAAGAAAGAGCTTTAGCTAATCATATAGCTGCCTTCCCTATGGCAGTAATAAAAGCTTCTGAAACATTTAAGCCAAATGTAATAGCTGATTATCTATTTGAATTAGCTAAGAAGTTTAATAGCTTCTACAATAGTTGTCCAATACTTAATCAGGAAGATGAGATTTTATTCTCAAGAGGATTACTTGCTAAAGTAGCTGGAGATACTATAAAAGATGGATTGGATTTACTTGGAATTAAAACATTAGAAAGAATGTAAAACAAAAAATTAAGAGATTAAAAGAAAACTACACCTAAAATTTAAAAATTGAGGGTGTAGTTTTTAAAATTTTTTAAAAGAGGTAATTGTATGAATAAATTAGAAAATGCAAGAAAAGAGATAAATAGAATAGATAAAGAGATAACTAAGCTTTTTGAAGAGAGAATGAAGCAAATGGAAGATGTAATTATTTATAAAATGGAAAATAATTTACAAATTTTAGATGCTGGAAGAGAAAAAGAAGTAATAGAGAGAAATTGTAAAATTTTAGTAAATAAAGAATTAGAAAAATATTATTTGGATTTTATTGAAAATATGATGAGAATATCTAAAAATTATCAAAAGGATATTTTAGAAAAAAATAATAAAAAAGATGTTAATTATATTTAAACATATTTATTAAATTTTCTTTTCAGTATTAATATCCCGTGATATAATTTATTGAATAGATTATAAATTTAGGAGTTGAGTATGGATAAAAAATTTGAATATAGGGTGTTAAATCTTGCTGGAGATGTAGGAGAAGCACTTTTAGAAAATGGTTCAGAAGTATATAGGGTTGAAAATAGTGTATGTGC
Above is a window of Fusobacterium mortiferum ATCC 9817 DNA encoding:
- a CDS encoding chorismate mutase; protein product: MNKLENARKEINRIDKEITKLFEERMKQMEDVIIYKMENNLQILDAGREKEVIERNCKILVNKELEKYYLDFIENMMRISKNYQKDILEKNNKKDVNYI
- the argS gene encoding arginine--tRNA ligase, translated to MHIIDKEIARIFEETVQKLYGDKELKKIEISVATNEKFGDFQTNFAMMNSKIIGNNPRAIAQEIVDNLVENSVIEKLEIAGPGFINIFLKSEYLGELLKKSREENYDFSFLNREGDVVIDFSSPNIAKRMHIGHLRSTIIGDSIARIYRYLGYHVVADNHIGDWGTQFGKLIIGYRRWLDREAYETNAIEELERVYVEFTKQSEEHPELEEEARLELKKLQDGDEENFALWKEFIKVSLDEYAKLYGRLDVHFDTYYGESFYHDMMQGVIEELVEKKIAVEDDGAKVVFFPEEDNLFPCIVQKKDGAFLYSTSDIATVKFRKDNYNINKIIYLTDERQQDHFKQFFKITDMLGWNVPKHHIWFGIMRFADGVFSTRKGNVIRLEQLMDEGKKRAYDIVNEKNPDLSFEEKDNIAEIVGVGAIKYADLSQNRQSPIIFEWDKILSFEGNTAPYLQYSYARIQSILRKAESEGKGIDFTKTILVKTPQERALANHIAAFPMAVIKASETFKPNVIADYLFELAKKFNSFYNSCPILNQEDEILFSRGLLAKVAGDTIKDGLDLLGIKTLERM